In one Dama dama isolate Ldn47 chromosome 5, ASM3311817v1, whole genome shotgun sequence genomic region, the following are encoded:
- the RASL10A gene encoding ras-like protein family member 10A — translation MGGSLRVAVLGAPGVGKTAIIRQFLFGDYPERHRPTDGPRLYRPAVLLDGAVYDLSIRDGDGAGPGQSPGGQEEWPDSKDWSLQDTDAFVLVYDICSPDSFDYVKALRQRIAETRPAGAPEAPILVVGNKRDRQRLRFGPRRALAALVRRGWRCGYLECSAKYNWHVLRLFRELLRCALVRARPAHPALRLQGALHPARCSLM, via the exons ATGGGGGGCAGCCTGCGGGTGGCGGTGCTGGGCGCTCCGGGCGTGGGCAAGACGGCCATCATCCGCCAGTTCCTGTTCGGTGACTACCCTGAGCGCCACAGGCCCACGGACGGGCCGCGCCTCTACCGGCCCGCGGTGCTGCTCGACGGCGCCGTCTACGACCTGAGCATCCGCGACGGCGACGGTGCTGGCCCCGGTCAGAGCCCCGGGGGGCAAGAG GAGTGGCCGGACTCTAAAGACTGGAGCTTGCAGGACACGGACGCCTTCGTGCTTGTCTACGATATCTGCAGCCCGGACAGCTTCGACTATGTGAAGGCGCTGAGGCAGCGCATCGCGGAGACCAG GCCAGCGGGCGCACCTGAAGCGCCCATTCTCGTGGTGGGCAACAAGCGGGACCGGCAGCGGCTGCGCTTCGGGCCTCGGCGCGCACTGGCTGCCCTGGTGCgcaggggctggcgctgcggatACCTCGAGTGCTCCGCCAAGTACAATTGGCACGTGCTGCGACTCTTCCGCGAGCTGCTGCGCTGCGCGCTAGTGCGCGCACGCCCTGCGCATCCAGCTCTGCGCCTGCAAGGGGCGCTGCACCCGGCGCGCTGCAGCCTCATGTGA
- the GAS2L1 gene encoding GAS2-like protein 1: MADPVAGIAGSAAKSVRPFRSSEAYVEAMKEDLAEWLNALYGLGLPSGGDGFLTGLATGTTLCQHANAVTEAARAMAAARPARGVAFQAHSVVPGSFMARDNVATFIGWCRAELGVPEVLMFETEDLVLRKNEKSVVLCLLEVARRGARLGLLAPRLVQFEQEIERELCAAPPAPNAPSAGEDAAETTAPGAPARGPRMTPSDLRNLDELVREILGRCTCPDQFPMIKVSEGKYRVGDSSLLIFVRVLRSHVMVRVGGGWDTLEHYLDKHDPCRCSSAAHRPPQPRTCTFSPQRVSPSPSPRAGSPSPGGERRGSRPEVTPIGLRSWKEGPETPLRARDQLPPHPRSRRYSGDSDSSASSAQSGPLGARSEDSGTGPRRERPSRRVTTGTPASPRRPPAPRSQSRDRLDRGRPRGAPGGRGGQLSAPSPARRARSQSREDQAVLLVRRDRDGQHSWVPRGRGSAGSGRSSPHTPRAHSPAAPRVPSPSPELSTIPASVFRTPLQLDPKQEQQLFRRLEEEFLANARALEAVTGGTPSGPAPDPIRAPDPPAPDSAYCSSSSSSSSLSVLGSKCGQPGDSGRMANGLPGPRGPVLSSSSDEGSPCPGVGGPPDAPGSPLTGPEPLRTWARGRMDTQPDRKPSRIPTPRGPRRPPGPTGSGTWHALQSASPRTEPDSWM, encoded by the exons ATGGCAGACCCCGTGGCGGGCATCGCCGGCTCTGCAGCCAAGAGTGTGCGGCCGTTCCGCTCAAGCGAGGCCTATGTGGAGGCCATGAAGGAGGACCTGGCCGAGTGGCTCAACGCCTTGTATGGCCTGGGTCTGCCCAGCGGTGGCGACGGCTTCCTGACGGGGCTGGCCACGGGAACCACTCTGTGCCAGCATGCCAACGCCGTCACTGAGGCCGCCCGCGCCATGGCTGCCGCCCGGCCGGCCCGCGGGGTGGCCTTCCAGGCCCACAGCGTGGTGCCGGGCTCCTTCATGGCCCGAGACAACGTGGCCACCTTCATCGGCTGGTGCCGCGCGGAGCTGGGTGTGCCCGAAGTGCTCATGTTTGAGACGGAGGACTTGGTGCTGCGCAAGAACGAGAAGAGCGTGGTGTTGTGCCTGCTGGAGGTGGCGCGGCGCGGGGCCCGCCTCGGCCTGCTGGCCCCTCGCCTCGTGCAGTTCGAGCAGGAGATTGAGCGGGAGCTGTGCGCCGCGCCCCCGGCCCCCAACGCCCCCAGTGCGGGGGAGGACGCCGCCGAGACCACCGCCCCGGGAGCTCCAGCCCGTGGGCCGCGCATGACGCCCAGCGACCTGCGCAACCTCGATGAGCTG GTGAGGGAGATCTTGGGGCGCTGCACCTGCCCAGACCAGTTTCCCATGATCAAGGTCTCGGAGGGGAAGTACCGCGTGGGAGACTCCAGTCTGCTCATCTTCGTGCGG GTGCTGAGGAGCCACGTGATGGTGCGTGTGGGAGGCGGCTGGGACACGCTGGAGCACTACCTGGACAAGCACGACCCCTGCCGCTGCTCCTCCGCGG cccacCGTCCGCCCCAGCCCAGGACGTGCACCTTCTCCCCGCAGCGAGTGtcacccagccccagcccccgagCTGGCAGCCCATCCCCAGGGGGGGAGCGCCGGGGCTCCCGCCCAGAGGTGACACCCATTGGCTTACGCAGCTGGAAGGAGGGGCCCGAGACCCCACTCAG GGCCCGGGACCAGCTGCCCCCCCATCCCCGCTCCCGCCGTTACTCTGGGGACAGCGATTCCTCAGCCTCCTCGGCCCAGAGCGGCCCCCTTGGTGCCCGCAGTGAAGACTCAGGCACTGGCCCCCGGCGGGAGCGTCCCAGCCGGCGTGTGACCACGGGCACCCCGGCCTCCCCGAGACGGCCTCCCGCCCCACGCAGCCAGTCCCGGGACCGGCTGGATCGGGGGCGGCCGCGTGGGGccccaggaggcaggggaggcCAGCTGtcggcccccagccctgcccggcGGGCCCGGAGTCAGAGCCGTGAAGACCAGGCAGTGCTACTGGTGCGTCGGGACCGAGATGGGCAGCACTCCTGGGTGCCGCGGGGCAGAGGCAGTGCGGGCTCGGGCAGAAGTAGCCCCCACACTCCCCGTGCCCACAGCCCTGCAGCTCCcagggtccccagccccagtccagaGTTGAGCACAATCCCGGCCAGTGTCTTCCGCACACCCCTGCAGCTTGACCCAAAGCAGGAACAGCAACTGTTTCGGCGCCTGGAAGAGGAGTTCCTAGCCAACGCCCGAGCCCTTGAGGCTGTTACTGGTGGGACCCCCAGTGGACCAGCCCCTGACCCAATTCGGGCCCCAGACCCTCCAGCTCCTGACTCAGCCTACTgttcctccagctcctcctcttcGTCCCTCAGCGTCCTGGGTAGCAAGTGTGGGCAACCTGGGGACTCTGGCAGGATGGCCAACGGGCTGCCTGGGCCCCGAGgcccagtcctgtccagctcttctgATGAGGGCAGCCCCTGCCCCGGTGTAGGGGGCCCACCAGATGCACCCGGGAGTCCTCTGACCGGCCCAGAGCCCCTGAGGACCTGGGCACGAGGCCGGATGGACACACAGCCAGACCGAAAACCCTCACGCATCCCCACACCAAGGGGCCCCCGCCGCCCACCCGGACCCACGGGGTCCGGGACCTGGCATGCCCTTCAGTCAGCCAGCCCAAGGACCGAGCCGGATTCCTGGATGTGA